Proteins encoded by one window of Xiphophorus couchianus chromosome 13, X_couchianus-1.0, whole genome shotgun sequence:
- the ndufs6 gene encoding NADH dehydrogenase [ubiquinone] iron-sulfur protein 6, mitochondrial, producing MAAAVCRVLSFTRNAKALLQPVRLTAAPVHRYSVEVSSTGEAITHTGQVFDEKDPRRARFIGKQKEVNKNFAINLVAEEPVTHLEARVVSCDGGGGALGHPKVYINLDKDTKVGTCGYCGLQFKQKHHH from the exons ATGGCGGCCGCTGTGTGCAGAGTTCTGTCCTTCACTAGGAACGCTAAGGCTCTCCTTCAACCAGTGAGGTTGACTGCTGCACCCGTCCACCGATACAGCGTGGAGGTTTCAAGTACCGGCGAGGCTATCACTCATACCGGCCAG GTGTTTGATGAAAAAGACCCAAGAAGAGCTCGGTTTattggaaaacagaaagag GTGAATAAGAATTTTGCCATCAACCTTGTGGCAGAAGAGCCAGTGACACACTTGGAGGCCAGAGTGGTGTCTTGTGATGGAGGCGGAGGAGCACTTGGACATCCCAAAGTCTACATCAATTTG GATAAGGACACAAAGGTGGGGACATGTGGCTACTGTGGACTGCAGTTCAAGCAGAAGCATCATCACTGA
- the mrpl36 gene encoding large ribosomal subunit protein bL36m, with protein MGPLWLKHLAASLSRQVLQMSRFDPTVSTTAASAYRCLWTVAAAPRSMLLLAARVTPLPSSVLPVQGAPSLLRLPGAHPSAGMKTKSALKKRCKDCFFVRRRGRLFVFCKTNPRHKQRQG; from the coding sequence ATGGGTCCCCTCTGGCTGAAGCACCTGGCTGCCTCGCTGAGTCGACAGGTTCTCCAGATGAGCCGTTTCGATCCCACCGTCTCCACGACAGCGGCGAGTGCGTACAGGTGTCTGTGGACGGTCGCGGCCGCCCCGCGCTCGATGCTCCTGCTGGCGGCCAGAGTTACGCCTCTTCCATCGTCTGTCCTCCCGGTCCAGGGCGCGCCGTCCCTGCTGCGTCTTCCCGGGGCCCATCCCTCAGCGGGGATGAAGACCAAGTCGGCCCTGAAGAAGCGCTGCAAAGACTGCTTCTTTGTCCGAAGGAGGGGGCGCTTGTTTGTGTTCTGCAAGACGAACCCGAGACACAAGCAGAGGCAGGGCTGA